One window from the genome of Oreochromis niloticus isolate F11D_XX linkage group LG20, O_niloticus_UMD_NMBU, whole genome shotgun sequence encodes:
- the LOC100695310 gene encoding carbohydrate sulfotransferase 11 isoform X3: protein MKMPRGGRLFLATCLGSLFVLVLYFQSITKPAEAGLKAVTRPGKSRTSPLQTLYNGDQLELLAAHKSLQGRRELLEQACLSHTRKRRVLSPEDLKHLIVDDMHGLIYCYVPKVACTNWKRVLMVLTSDGRYTDPLAIPANEAHVAGNLRTLSEFSVAEINQRLRSYLKFIFVREPFERLVSAYRNKFTRRYNTAFHKRYGTKIIRRHRPNAKPEALEKGDDVTFPEFVQYLVDPRTQREEPFNEHWERVHSLCHPCLIHYDVVGKYETLEPDAQAVLRLAGVEGTLQFPTSGKTTRTDGHMAARYFKHISPFYQKKLFNLYRMDFMLFNYSTPEYLRT, encoded by the exons CAGAAGCTGGTTTGAAGGCTGTCACCAGACCAGGGAAAAGCAGGACAAGTCCGCTGCAGACGCTTTATAATGGAGACCAG CTGGAGCTGTTGGCAGCTCACAAGTCCCTCCAAGGCCGCAGGGAGCTGCTGGAGCAGGCATGTCTGAGTCACACGAGGAAGCGCCGCGTGCTCTCGCCCGAGGATCTCAAACACCTCATTGTTGACGACATGCATGGCCTTATTTACTGCTATGTACCCAAG GTAGCCTGCACTAACTGGAAGCGTGTCCTCATGGTCCTCACCAGCGACGGCCGCTACACCGACCCCCTCGCCATCCCCGCTAATGAGGCCCACGTCGCAGGTAACCTCCGCACGCTTTCCGAGTTCTCGGTCGCAGAGATCAACCAGCGCCTTCGCAGCTACCTCAAGTTCATCTTTGTGCGGGAGCCCTTTGAGCGGCTGGTGTCGGCCTACAGGAACAAATTCACGCGCAGGTACAACACTGCCTTCCACAAACGCTATGGAACCAAAATCATCCGCCGGCACAGGCCCAACGCCAAGCCGGAAGCCCTCGAGAAAGGAGATGATGTGACTTTCCCTGAGTTTGTCCAGTATCTCGTGGACCCTCGGACGCAACGGGAGGAACCTTTTAACGAGCACTGGGAGCGGGTGCACTCCCTCTGCCACCCCTGCCTGATCCACTATGACGTTGTGGGGAAATACGAGACTCTGGAGCCCGATGCTCAGGCCGTGCTCAGATTGGCCGGAGTGGAGGGGACGCTTCAATTTCCAACGTCCGGCAAGACCACCAGGACAGACGGCCACATGGCGGCGCGTTACTTTAAGCACATCAGTCCTTTCTATCAGAAAAAACTGTTCAACCTGTATCGCATGGACTTCATGCTCTTCAACTACTCCACACCAGAGTATCTCAGGACTTGA
- the LOC100695310 gene encoding carbohydrate sulfotransferase 11 isoform X1: protein MKMPRGGRLFLATCLGSLFVLVLYFQSITKPAEAGLKAVTRPGKSRTSPLQTLYNGDQQLELLAAHKSLQGRRELLEQACLSHTRKRRVLSPEDLKHLIVDDMHGLIYCYVPKVACTNWKRVLMVLTSDGRYTDPLAIPANEAHVAGNLRTLSEFSVAEINQRLRSYLKFIFVREPFERLVSAYRNKFTRRYNTAFHKRYGTKIIRRHRPNAKPEALEKGDDVTFPEFVQYLVDPRTQREEPFNEHWERVHSLCHPCLIHYDVVGKYETLEPDAQAVLRLAGVEGTLQFPTSGKTTRTDGHMAARYFKHISPFYQKKLFNLYRMDFMLFNYSTPEYLRT, encoded by the exons CAGAAGCTGGTTTGAAGGCTGTCACCAGACCAGGGAAAAGCAGGACAAGTCCGCTGCAGACGCTTTATAATGGAGACCAG CAGCTGGAGCTGTTGGCAGCTCACAAGTCCCTCCAAGGCCGCAGGGAGCTGCTGGAGCAGGCATGTCTGAGTCACACGAGGAAGCGCCGCGTGCTCTCGCCCGAGGATCTCAAACACCTCATTGTTGACGACATGCATGGCCTTATTTACTGCTATGTACCCAAG GTAGCCTGCACTAACTGGAAGCGTGTCCTCATGGTCCTCACCAGCGACGGCCGCTACACCGACCCCCTCGCCATCCCCGCTAATGAGGCCCACGTCGCAGGTAACCTCCGCACGCTTTCCGAGTTCTCGGTCGCAGAGATCAACCAGCGCCTTCGCAGCTACCTCAAGTTCATCTTTGTGCGGGAGCCCTTTGAGCGGCTGGTGTCGGCCTACAGGAACAAATTCACGCGCAGGTACAACACTGCCTTCCACAAACGCTATGGAACCAAAATCATCCGCCGGCACAGGCCCAACGCCAAGCCGGAAGCCCTCGAGAAAGGAGATGATGTGACTTTCCCTGAGTTTGTCCAGTATCTCGTGGACCCTCGGACGCAACGGGAGGAACCTTTTAACGAGCACTGGGAGCGGGTGCACTCCCTCTGCCACCCCTGCCTGATCCACTATGACGTTGTGGGGAAATACGAGACTCTGGAGCCCGATGCTCAGGCCGTGCTCAGATTGGCCGGAGTGGAGGGGACGCTTCAATTTCCAACGTCCGGCAAGACCACCAGGACAGACGGCCACATGGCGGCGCGTTACTTTAAGCACATCAGTCCTTTCTATCAGAAAAAACTGTTCAACCTGTATCGCATGGACTTCATGCTCTTCAACTACTCCACACCAGAGTATCTCAGGACTTGA
- the LOC100695310 gene encoding carbohydrate sulfotransferase 11 isoform X4 — translation MKMPRGGRLFLATCLGSLFVLVLYFQSITKPEAGLKAVTRPGKSRTSPLQTLYNGDQLELLAAHKSLQGRRELLEQACLSHTRKRRVLSPEDLKHLIVDDMHGLIYCYVPKVACTNWKRVLMVLTSDGRYTDPLAIPANEAHVAGNLRTLSEFSVAEINQRLRSYLKFIFVREPFERLVSAYRNKFTRRYNTAFHKRYGTKIIRRHRPNAKPEALEKGDDVTFPEFVQYLVDPRTQREEPFNEHWERVHSLCHPCLIHYDVVGKYETLEPDAQAVLRLAGVEGTLQFPTSGKTTRTDGHMAARYFKHISPFYQKKLFNLYRMDFMLFNYSTPEYLRT, via the exons AAGCTGGTTTGAAGGCTGTCACCAGACCAGGGAAAAGCAGGACAAGTCCGCTGCAGACGCTTTATAATGGAGACCAG CTGGAGCTGTTGGCAGCTCACAAGTCCCTCCAAGGCCGCAGGGAGCTGCTGGAGCAGGCATGTCTGAGTCACACGAGGAAGCGCCGCGTGCTCTCGCCCGAGGATCTCAAACACCTCATTGTTGACGACATGCATGGCCTTATTTACTGCTATGTACCCAAG GTAGCCTGCACTAACTGGAAGCGTGTCCTCATGGTCCTCACCAGCGACGGCCGCTACACCGACCCCCTCGCCATCCCCGCTAATGAGGCCCACGTCGCAGGTAACCTCCGCACGCTTTCCGAGTTCTCGGTCGCAGAGATCAACCAGCGCCTTCGCAGCTACCTCAAGTTCATCTTTGTGCGGGAGCCCTTTGAGCGGCTGGTGTCGGCCTACAGGAACAAATTCACGCGCAGGTACAACACTGCCTTCCACAAACGCTATGGAACCAAAATCATCCGCCGGCACAGGCCCAACGCCAAGCCGGAAGCCCTCGAGAAAGGAGATGATGTGACTTTCCCTGAGTTTGTCCAGTATCTCGTGGACCCTCGGACGCAACGGGAGGAACCTTTTAACGAGCACTGGGAGCGGGTGCACTCCCTCTGCCACCCCTGCCTGATCCACTATGACGTTGTGGGGAAATACGAGACTCTGGAGCCCGATGCTCAGGCCGTGCTCAGATTGGCCGGAGTGGAGGGGACGCTTCAATTTCCAACGTCCGGCAAGACCACCAGGACAGACGGCCACATGGCGGCGCGTTACTTTAAGCACATCAGTCCTTTCTATCAGAAAAAACTGTTCAACCTGTATCGCATGGACTTCATGCTCTTCAACTACTCCACACCAGAGTATCTCAGGACTTGA
- the LOC100695310 gene encoding carbohydrate sulfotransferase 11 isoform X2: MKMPRGGRLFLATCLGSLFVLVLYFQSITKPEAGLKAVTRPGKSRTSPLQTLYNGDQQLELLAAHKSLQGRRELLEQACLSHTRKRRVLSPEDLKHLIVDDMHGLIYCYVPKVACTNWKRVLMVLTSDGRYTDPLAIPANEAHVAGNLRTLSEFSVAEINQRLRSYLKFIFVREPFERLVSAYRNKFTRRYNTAFHKRYGTKIIRRHRPNAKPEALEKGDDVTFPEFVQYLVDPRTQREEPFNEHWERVHSLCHPCLIHYDVVGKYETLEPDAQAVLRLAGVEGTLQFPTSGKTTRTDGHMAARYFKHISPFYQKKLFNLYRMDFMLFNYSTPEYLRT, translated from the exons AAGCTGGTTTGAAGGCTGTCACCAGACCAGGGAAAAGCAGGACAAGTCCGCTGCAGACGCTTTATAATGGAGACCAG CAGCTGGAGCTGTTGGCAGCTCACAAGTCCCTCCAAGGCCGCAGGGAGCTGCTGGAGCAGGCATGTCTGAGTCACACGAGGAAGCGCCGCGTGCTCTCGCCCGAGGATCTCAAACACCTCATTGTTGACGACATGCATGGCCTTATTTACTGCTATGTACCCAAG GTAGCCTGCACTAACTGGAAGCGTGTCCTCATGGTCCTCACCAGCGACGGCCGCTACACCGACCCCCTCGCCATCCCCGCTAATGAGGCCCACGTCGCAGGTAACCTCCGCACGCTTTCCGAGTTCTCGGTCGCAGAGATCAACCAGCGCCTTCGCAGCTACCTCAAGTTCATCTTTGTGCGGGAGCCCTTTGAGCGGCTGGTGTCGGCCTACAGGAACAAATTCACGCGCAGGTACAACACTGCCTTCCACAAACGCTATGGAACCAAAATCATCCGCCGGCACAGGCCCAACGCCAAGCCGGAAGCCCTCGAGAAAGGAGATGATGTGACTTTCCCTGAGTTTGTCCAGTATCTCGTGGACCCTCGGACGCAACGGGAGGAACCTTTTAACGAGCACTGGGAGCGGGTGCACTCCCTCTGCCACCCCTGCCTGATCCACTATGACGTTGTGGGGAAATACGAGACTCTGGAGCCCGATGCTCAGGCCGTGCTCAGATTGGCCGGAGTGGAGGGGACGCTTCAATTTCCAACGTCCGGCAAGACCACCAGGACAGACGGCCACATGGCGGCGCGTTACTTTAAGCACATCAGTCCTTTCTATCAGAAAAAACTGTTCAACCTGTATCGCATGGACTTCATGCTCTTCAACTACTCCACACCAGAGTATCTCAGGACTTGA